CGAACAGAGCCTCCGGAGCCATCCATTTCACGGGCAGACGACcctgcaacaacacagacacagcagaacCGCACGGGTCAGCAGAACCATCCTGTACAGAGCCGACGGAAAAACATCCACCTCGTCCTGCCACGACTGTCCTGAGCTCCAGATGCAGTCTCGTGGTTAAAAAAATCTCCACTAAATAAACAATATAGctctaaatatttaattattgatgTAGGAACATATTTAACATTCCAGGCAAACCATCAATATCACTCTGAGCATAAATATAATGCTCTCTGGACGGTTCTCGCTTGGCAATGCATCATTATGACTGATGATTGTTTAATAGCTTTTTTCTCTTGTGTAAAAAAATCGTTATTATTCATCATGGTTTCAGTATCAAAGCCCGAAAcaatgtgtttcctcctctgactgTTAACgctgaaaaacaacatctaCTTCTCTGAAGAACGAGAGACTGGAGTCAGAGTTTTCATGTGAAAAGCTGCAGAATATAATCCCAGCTCTCGTCAAGCCGCCCCCttcatgttcatgtgtgagACTCACGTTGGTGGTCTTTTTGTAGTAGTCTATGTTGTGCACGTCTCTGGCGAGGCCGAAGTCTGCGATCTTCATCACGTTGTCCTCCGTCACGAGGACGTTCCTCGCTGCCAGGTCTCTGTGgatgcactgagggaggaaggacAAGTgcatcaaacaaacatcagcaacGCACAAACATTCTCTGATGTGTCGCAGATAACTTTCATTTACCCTCCTCCGACTTTAATACTCGTGCCCACATGGAAAATATTCACCTTGACTCCAAACGTGAAACATTATTCAAACTTGAAATTGAGGGAACATTGAGTCCCGACACTTAAAACTCACTTCAACATTGCAAAGAGCAATTTAAAATcaagtaaaataatatttactgCATTACACAGTTTGTTGGCCCCCGTCTAACCATCCCCAAAAACATCAtaattgaaaaatgtttttttgggaaAGTTTAGAAACGGTAAGTTCCTTTCAAAGCTTATTCATGTTGGAGGATTTTCcacatctatttatttaattcagcACCTTAATGACGTTTAAATTGAAGCTGTGAGGATGGTTGGCGCCGTGCACGGACCGAGACTCGGCTAAATAAAacagtgcatgtgcatgtgcatgtgcagttcttggcggcggcggcggtaCCTTCTGCGAGGCCAGGTACTCCATGCCTCGGGCGACCTGGTAGGCGCAGGACACCAGGTCTTTGAATGTGAGCTGCTCGTCTGGGATCTTGCAGGTGTCGAAGGAGTAGTCCATGCCCGGGGGGCGCCGCGCCCGCAGGTACTCCCTCAGGTTGCATTTGGAAGCGTACTCCACCAGGACGTACAGGGGACCTGCAGCCAACACAAACCACAGCGTCAGGACTCGTTCAGTTACCCACTCATTgatcctctctgctcctccggGGCCTCACCGTCCTGCGTGCAAGCTCCCAGCAGGttgattatgtttttgtgtttcccaatcatcttcatcatctccatctccgACACCAGGTCCGACAAATCTTTATCCGTGGCGTCATCTGAGTGAACAAATAACCAAATGAGAACAATTAAAGAAGGGTTTCATTTGTGGAAAAGTTGTTTCTGCAGAACAACAGaggaaaatgcagaaaacaaagacttcagttgacaaagaaaacaaatgcatgaGAAAGAAACCTTCTCTGTCACCGTCAAGGTCATATGTTCATTCCTGGAGTGCAAACCCAACAATCACTAACCTTTTAGCATCTTCGCAGCGACAGTGAGCGGCTTGTTGGGTTTCTCCTTGTCGATGCCGATGGCCTCGGCCATCACCACCTGACCGAAGCAGCCTTCGCCCAGAGGTTTACCCAAAGTGAGTCTGGAACACAAACCATTTCATGAGCAGggatttttacattacattacatttagctgatgcttttatccaaagcgacttacaataaggATTTCTGCTGCAATGAGCGTAGAGCAGTgttatttaatttctctttgCATAACACAGTTAAACGTTAAGTCAGCTGTTTGTGCAATAACCACAGAGGTGTCACGGTGACCTTGATGAATTGATTTTCACAGCTCATCGCGGCACAAGGACGACAGCACGTTATCTGTCAGCTCGGAAATTCTATGTTGCTTGGcagcatgaaataaaaaacaacccacagaacactgttttttttctagaGGAATATTTGATCTTTCTCACCGTGTTCGGGGAAACTCCCACTTGGGGTCGGATGGCAGCTCCAGCTCCGACACATTGGCGAGCATCGGCCCATCGCTGGACGACAGGCGGGCGATCCGGACCAGTGGCGTGTTGGAGTTCATGGAGGAGTTAGAATCCAAGGACACCTGCTTGGGTGCAAAAGACAAACTGTTATAGACTCTGAAAGGAGGAAGGTGACGTGTGTTTgaacagagagacggagggaaaagagaagagcctgaacaaaacaaaagcttttatCTCCGTGTTCTCGCAATGAACTTTGGGTTAGAATTGAATCCTTTCAttgtaaagaaagagaaaaatgtgaatctgtacaaataattacataaatatattaagaagtgatttaaataTAGGTTAAAATagttaaaacaagtattttCTTAGATTCTGAAAGTGTGTTGTGAAACTGAAAGGACGAGTGTCGGAGCTTCTCTCAGAGTTTGTCTGAAAAACAGCCCGACTTCTGACACCAGCGGTGACTTTTACAAACAGACGGCCAGCGGCTGCACGCAGGAGAAGGCGGGGGGGTAACAAAGACGAATGGGGGGGTGGTCGCAGAGGCGGGATGGATGTCTGTATCCATCAGCGAGCTTCATTTCCACCTCGGCGGCGCCACCACCTGAAGCCCGTGGGCTCCGCGTTCTCACACCATTTATCTGAGTGCTGGGGCGAGCtgtgggcccccccccccccctcctcccccccacccccgcctgGCTTCTGATGAATGTGTCTGCGTCAGCGTCTGCCAGCTCGGGCCCCTCAGGTGGGGTCCTGAAACAAACATGTCCACTTACCAGACTTCACTCCTCAACTTCCCAACGGAGGGAAAATGAGAAAACCGCTgagatgttgaaaaacaaaataaaactccaaacaaacagcaaaactaaaaacaaaaccaatttCTGAGGCATGAAAAGTAATATCTGATAGAACATGCCAGGAGGTTTATGGGAGATTTACTCAGAGttatgaaaaagaaaggagagaagcaGGAGATTATCTTTGCAAAAAAAACGAAGCGAAGATTACAGAAAAATGCAATAAGACCTTCCCCTGCGCTGCCTTATACGAGCATGTGTCTGCAGGTAGCAGGAACAGAGCAAGATTTAGAGGATAAATTACAACATCTTCCAAAGAGATGATATTTCTTACCTGACACAACCTGACACGACGGCTTTTAAGTATCAGGGACGAATCAGATAAAAAGGACAGCTGAACCCCCCCAACTTCAGTTCTTAGAAATAAACGACTTTCAAGCAACaggcagggggtggggggggggcgactCATCTGCATTTTAAACCTTCATGACATCGTCGGATCCACAGTGAGATCGCCAGATGAACAGTCGAGTGAAACCAAGGCAATGAAGCCTGGTAGTTGCCAGGTAAGACTCAGAAGGAGAAATCGAAGCTCGGGAGCTCAGAGAGAAGTTTATATATACGAGAGTAAACTGGAGACAGGACCATGGTTAAGTTAATGAAGGTGGAGAGAATAATGGATAAGATACAAGTTCTTTATTCTGGCCTGAATGAACCTTTATCTCTTCTTGGACACGGTCGGACATTGGTCTGATTCCTGTCCTGGCCACTGGGAGTTAATTAACCCCTTGCTAGAGCCATGCTAggtgtttccccctgtttccagtcactaagctaagctaacacactctctctctttaagaAAGCGCATGAGAgtgttttcctcctgctgctggatcCTGTGTGAACTCGGCGTTGGACTCAGACCTGACTGAGGTTTGAGACGCGAGCAGCTCTGCAGACGACGCAGCTGCTCCACTTTATGTTCCTCTCCAAACAGTTGAGGGGCGAGTGTGTGTTACACAGAGAGTGAAATCTAAAACTAACACTGACAGTCGCAGGAGGGCATAAATATCCCGGAGCTGAATCCGCTCCAAGATAAATGTGAACACATGTCACCAGCGTGATGCCGTCCAGCGTCCGCACCACGTCACCATAGCAACCGGACGGAGATGCCGGTCAGATAGACGTGCGACAACCTCCTGGATTTATTTGTGTAACGTTGTCGAGGTTGAAAAGAAGGACCGTGCAAATATAAACTCTTTTGCAGGTTTCTTATTGTGGCACTGATGCAGAATTATGACGCAATTTTTCCATGATCCTCTATAACTAATTCAAAGTTCCTTCCTCAGTTAATAATCTCACTgccttcttgttgtttttctggaaTAATCTCAATTCggctgcagttttattttatttacttgtgAGAAACACCTAGAAAACTTCTCAAATTATTTTTCCAGAGCTTTGCCCGACTTGAACACACAACTGGAAATTAAAAAGGTGTTCCAGAAACCCAAGGATTCCCGGTAATCCCTGTAATGTCTCCAGACCTCTGGAGGAATGTCCCGCACGTCAGCTGCACCAGATTTGACCAAAATTATTCATACGCTAAaattttaaacacacagtgagagaaagagaggaaaagggggggAAAGTCTTGTGAGAATCTTGTATCTACTTTCTGTTACCTGTCTCTTGAGGGGGAACTTTGACAGCTTTTGCACCGGCGGCGTGGGCAGCGTCTTCTGCGTGGTCATCCTCATGCGGCAGAGGACGACGATGACCACGGCGAGGATGAAGAGCACGCAGCCCGTCACGTAGATGAGGATGTCGACGTAGTAGTCTTCCTTCTCTGGGCTCACTGCttcgggaggaggaggaggaggaggaggaggaggaggaggtcgcACACATCGAGCGTCAGGTCAAAATATGCACAACGACTTCACGCCAAATAACTCTAGTTTTTCTCAGTAGCACATTTCTTATTTCCACGGAGGCATAAATCAAAACAGAAGCAGATCACAAACTGGCCTTTGAACAATGAGAGAATGCATTAGCTCTCTGCTGAGACAGTAATCAGCTTGTAGTTTATCCTGCAGCAGGTAATTGCACCTGTGATATGCGTCTCCCAGGGGAGGTAATTATTGCGTTTGAATACCGAAAACATAAATGTCTTGAAATTGCCTCGTAGCCTTGAGACTTTTAAACAGGCGATCTGCTCTGATGAAAAAGCCCCTTTCGCTGGAGGCTGGAGTGGATGTTTGATTTGGTAAATTAAAGGGACGACGACATCGCAACGCACTTAAAGTGTGTTAACAAGCACACATTTACAATAATGCTTCATGATTAGGTCTGAGAATGAACGTTAACTGTTGTGCCACTgagaaaaaacaggaacaaTCAGTTTTATGGACTTTCTAACATTTGAAGTGGTAGAAATAAGAGTTCAGAGATCCacggagagaagaggaataTACCTGGAAGCACCGTCAGCCAAGCAGAGTGGTAAGCATAGCCGATAGAGTTCCCTGCCAGACAAGTGTACTCGCCCGCATCCTCAAAAGACACATTGGTCAAGAAGAGAACCTCGAGCTCCTTATCTGTGGTGTTAATACCGGCCGTCTGTGGAGGGTGAGAGacggagaagatggaggagaaaacagaaagaagagatATGGTGAGGCCAAAGCTTCTTAGAGGAAACACCAAACACACCCTGGAGAGAGAGCACCGAGGATTTAAAGAGGTCAGCAGTGCTGTTTTTCCTCTGACAGCTGacagcaccaccaccaacaccTGAAAATCACCCAAGCAGCACCGTCACCATGCCGGGAAAGAAGCTTGATGGTTCAGCCTCAGGTCACAGGCGACCCTGACACCTTGGAAACTAAATATCTGTTGTTTAAAGCAAAACTAATCCAACTAATTAAATCAGAGTTTCCTTGATTCATTTGACCAGAATTTGATTCGTGTTGGAAACTCAAAAATAACTTGATAATTGGAAGTTTTTTAGGAGCAGGGCACATTTGTCAGTCACTTGCAGCAGCACCTGTGAATTCAAACTGAACCAGTTTTCTTTGTCTGCAGAAACCACGGGGACAAgaaatgttctttctttttatccCTCGTAAAAACCCTTTGACGCAGCTTACGACAATATTCGTAGTCGTTGTTTTTTGGGCTGAATATTTTACAGGAAGCCGTTTGCATCGTCTGATCTTTGGGGGTTTTCTTCCAGGGAGACCTCAGGGATCTATTCTGGGTCCgttgcctttttaaaaaaaagatcttttACCATTATTGTTTGCTGATGAAATACATCAACACTGATTTACTTTCACTATTGTTTCCTGTAATTAACCTTGACATCACTCAAAAGGAGCTCCGCATGATGCCGCCGGGGCTTTTCCCCTTTCGGTTGGTGTGATGATCAGTGGGGGAGTGCGTTTCAAACCCAGTATCTGATGTGGCCTGGTAGGGGgatgaggtggtggtggtggtggtggtggtgggggggggactctcATTCACCAGACTTCAATAATGAACAGTGACATCAAGACCCAGTCATGAATCAGAGTCCTGCTGCACGCTTTCATGTAAAAGCCggtctgtgtgtgagctgtaTGCTCGGGCTGGTGGGAGGTTTCATGTGGGcgtttatatgtgtgtgcgtgtgtgtgtgtgtgtgtgtgtgtgtgtgtgtgtgtgtgtgtgtgtgtgtgtgtgtgtgtgtgtgtgcgtgcgtgcgtgtgtgtgtgcgtgtgaagcAGGTTTGTGGGGGAGCGAGGCTTCTGAAGTCGCTGCGGTAATTAAAGGTGTGACATCGTGTTTGTTATCGACCGGTGGGGGAGACAAAGTGGCCCTGGGTGTTTAAATAGATTATATCTACTCGCTAACTGAAGGTGAACATTTAAACTAAGAACCCAGACGAGCTATTCgtcctgttaaaaaaaaagaagccagtAAGCCAATGAAACCCACCACCGAGAGGAGCCCTGCAGAGCGGGggagacacagcagaggattgtgggtaaGGCGGTTGTCGGTCTGCGCTCATTTACCTGTGTGGTGCAACTTAAGCCAGAAAGCGTTCTCTGACTTGCCCACAAAGTTCGAGGCGCGACACCAGTACTTCCCAGCGTCTGTCTCTGTCACGTTGGACAGTCTCAACTTACTGTGGGCCTCAGTGTGTTTACTGACCACACTCTGTGAAAAGCAGAATCAAGAGGCACAGTGAGGCCTTGACAACAAACTCCTGCAGGAACACGTGCAGAGAACAGACTGTTATACATGCAAAcctgcagaacaaacacaaatacactcatGCACTGAATGGTTGAATACCTTACTTCTGTACTTTAATCATTCCTCAACCAGAGGCCATGTTATTAGATCGTCAGGATGACGTCAGAGCAGCATCTCTACGGCTCAGACTTTAGAACGATGTGAGTCTTCTCATTAAAACGCGTAAAACGAAAGCAAAGGTGTATTTTGCCAATTTAGGCGAAAGCGTAtttcctgaaaaaaaataaaatgattctttaaatgaaaacatgaaggcCTGTGACTTTTGTTAATTTACATGAAAACTGGAGAAATAGACGGACGTGTCGAGCGGAACAGATTAAAAGTGTTAAAACCTTTAAGAACACACACGTACTGTACGTTGCAGTAACACACGCTGCCTATTGGTGTCAATCTtccagaagtgtgtgtgtgtgtgtgtgtgtgtgtgtgtgtgtgtgtgtgtgtgtgtgtgtgtgtgtgtgtgtgtgtgtgtgtgtgtgtgtgtgtgtgtgtgtgtgtgtgtgtgtgtgtgtgtgtgtgtgtgtgtgtgtgcacgctacGAGCATTAACACACCATCAcgccctctcacacacactctgcctgtGACGGGCTCTCcagcagagaagctgctgatgaATAATTTAATGGGCAAAGCACATAAAGGGGGAAACATATCATGTTTTATGGTTTCTTAATGAACATCCAGGGCTCGGCTCCAGAcgcctccctctccctccccacGCCGGCGCGAGTCGCTCATCGttaacgtttttttaaaatatttcgTAAGCATCAAAAGAGCGATTGAGGCATTtcttacacaaaaaaaaaacatggcacgaccccctccccccccctcccatcctccGCTGTATTTAACTCCTATAGAAAATGCCACACATGAGATGCTGCCAGGAGTCTGAATGAAGTGTGGTGGGgccagaaagacagacaggggagggagggagggagggagggagggagggagggagggagagacacatACAGTAGATCTCAGTAAATACTGTTTCAATTATGTGGTAGTCGAAAATAGAGCGTGGAGCCGCGGTCTGGGTCGACAGGCtcgctctccccctctctcgctgtctcttggtctgtgtctctcctcctctttctgcccTCCTGCCCGTCTGTTCCCActccctccttcatccctccttcatccctccttcatccctccttcatCTCACCCCGCCGCTGCCTTATTCGCTCTTTTGCATCGCACCAGAcacgaaacaaaaaaaaatgctttaacaAGTTCAAACGCTGGCGTCACGCGTGGATCAGACCTCGAAGTTGGTTGCCTGCAAAAGTCGCGACGGTAATTTGATGAAATCGGACGTTTTGCTGAAGTCCGGATCGAATCACGTGACCATGAATGAATTGAGGTGTTATTTGAAAGGAACAATCTTTAGAGGTGCTGATGCGAAGCTGTGCCGCCGGTTGTAGCTTCATATTCACACTTTGTGGAGGTTTTTTTGCAATGTGACATGATTCTTTATgagttttcattattttttttatctcttgcACTGTGGCACAAAACAGGGAAACTTCTGAAACCATAATCACAATCATACTGCCCATTTGAATTAGTGAGGATGTAAATATATTGTATTCTCTGATTAAATAGTTGCTTGGTGCAGAGCTGAGAGACCAAGAGACACTAATGTGGTTATTAagctaattacattttttcccgTTTGAGCCTCTCGTGAAAGGAGATTTTTACAAATACCTTCCAAAGGGCAGATTTATTAAACTCCGGTCTGTAAAACACAACGTTTGGGAATTGGTGACTTCACAGTTTACTTCACTGGCACAAAGTTTGGGCCAGAAACTTTTTGGATGAGGTGACGAGACCGATGTCTAATAACTATGAGCAGAGACATAAGTAAGGAAATGATGAGCTACTGgtgcttttatattttaatcgtagctgtttttgtggttttgtccggacggagatattttgtaaaacgaaGGTCGTGTGGACGGAGGTTTTAAAGAAGACCAAAAGTCCAACATTCCAAGAAATAGATGAAGCCGGCATAGTTACAGATTCCATGTCTGAGACgagcttctctcttttctcgTCTCTTCTTcgtttttcctcctcctgtctctctcaccccccccctccctccctccctccctcctcaatCTCTAAGTCTCTCGCCCTCCATCTTTACCCACCGCTCTgtcacacattctctctctccctgctgacTTTGCCCTTCCTTGTGTTCCTCCACTCATTTTTTCCATGGCTTTCTTGGGTGcctcttccctctttccctctcctccctcctcctcctcctcctcctcctccaaaccaCGCGACGCGGCACATCTGACGGCAGCGGTGGTTAACAGAGCCCGTCTCTCTCCCTGCGTTGCCGCCACCACAGCAGTTAACTTAGTCCaaaccagatgtttttattccctCGCTCTCTATAGaggcaaatgaaaaataaagaaaaggggggaggCCAAGTGAGAAAGCAAAAGCccttctcgttttttttttttaatgtcttccTCTCTTCACTCTAGATAAAAACAACAGGCCTCTCAGTGGGTTCAGGGTGTTGTCCTCTCTGGGCCAGGAATGCTTTCTTCTATTCCCGGGCTCCGTCGCTGTCTGGGGAGCGATGAGACCTCCAGGAGTTGCTCTTTAACGGTAGCTGAGTTTTTCTGACGACTCGCCCGCTGCGTTTActtaacctctctctctctctctctctctctctcaggggattgagaattactttttaaaatgtaaaaaagatgCAGCATCGGTGCATCAGGCTGCAGAAACGGGACAAAACTCACATCTGGATAGTTTGAAACGAATGTGATTGATGCACATCCTCTGatatatgtttattattttaactttatataaatctctctctcttttttaatctttaaaatattCACCATGGTGTTTTACGGGTTTGACATAATTTGTTTTACGATTATGACCTTTAATGCGTATTTCTGCCCACGTCAGGGACACGTCATAGATTTGATGACATATGTTTCTGTTCTCCTGACATATTAATCAGTTAGATGTCagattcttcctcctccagaaactttgaacattttgaagcataaacACTTAATAACGATCTAATTAAATTGTATCCATCGTCAGCACTTGTCAATCATTCAGTGCTCACATATAAGAGCAGAAACCCACACTGTGAAATACagtgatattattattaatgagtGTTCGTGCCTGTTTGCTGCAGGTGAGGCATTTCCTCCCCATAATGACGCTGGAGTGTTGGAGGAATGAGCTTGTCAATTACACGCTGCAGTGAGAAGAGCCCGAGGGCCCCTGGGGCCCCGCAGACCCACCGACTGAAAAACTCATTAAATAAGACATTTAGGAGAGACTAATTAAGAGAGAAATTATCGTCAGCTGAAGTCGACTCCAGGGAAACGCCGGTGAGACTCATGGCGGCTGAGCGAGCGTCAGGTTGACCCACCTTCAAGATGTTGACGTAGGGGACGCCGTCATGGCCGTAGCGACTCCCGTTGACCTCAATGTGTTTCAGCCACTGGATGTGCGGCTGGGCGTCGCTGTAAACTTTGCAGTGGAACTCCACGTCGCTGCCCAACACCACCGTCTGATTGGCCGGGAGGCCCGCCTGGAGGATGGGCCTGTGAGGGGAGCgctctgagagagaggaggaggaggaggaggaggaggaggagccattAGTACAGAATGATGCGCTGCAGGAAATGtcgtttttttaaaatatattttcttccATTAACAACACTCGTGGGTTTTTCAAACCACTTGTGTATGTTAATTTATTCGCTGTTTACACAGAAGCAGAAGGGAAAGTAAATGTTTCCGTGTTGTTTACCTAGAACATCCAGCTGGTAGGTGTGGGTGATGGTGCCGTACTTGTTCTGAACTACGCAGGTGTAGTTCCCCCGGTCTGATGGCACCGCGCTCTCCATCACCAGACTCCACTGCTGGTGTCTCAGCTgaggggagacagaggggagacagggggggggggggcagagagaggacaGTCAGTATCTGAACACATCTCAGGGGGAGTCTGGTTTTATTTGCAGGCTATTTGACAAGcaacacagtttttatttcatatttcctCCATTTGTTAGGAAAAGATCAAATGAAAGTCTCCGAAGGTTTCAGACGGACACTGAGGAAACTAAGGAAGAAATTGcagatgtgtaaataaaattgCAGTTTAAATGTGGATATAATCACAACCTCGTTCTATTTGTCGAGACGAGGTGAGTGAGCGCCCTGGCCAGAGACGACCGTCCTCTCCGGCCTCTGATCTGTTCCTGCCTTTGATATAAAACATCACAGAGCGGCCAGGACGGTAAACAAGAGCGTGCTGTGTGCAGCGTGTTTAAATTGAAATACAACCTCAGCTTCCTTTTATCAATTGCAAACCGCTTGATACGGAACAGCCACGAAGAGGAGGAAACCATTTTTCGACAAGATGGGAAAACGGTTCTGCATTTGCCCACAGCACCAAATAAATGGGCCGGTGATTTACGCATTGTGAAAAAACAGAACAGCCGAGGTGGATGTGGTTCTGTCGGAGGAGAAGTGTCACGTCTGCCTGGAAAAGGTCGTGGAAGAGACGTGGGCAGGTTGGAAAGACttcatataatttttttcagCTGCCTTGCGTTGTTTAGAAACTCTCTGATgtactatttatttttacagtttgcattcatgtttaatttcaaatgttaaaatgcaaaaaaagccAGATGACATGCAGAAATATCACAGGACATATACAGGCAAAtcttaaagatggaaaatggCTTGATGATGAGAGAGtgcacacctctgccaaggctaacgACCTGTTTTGCCAcgagaaagaaagtgagaaagaatCTGCTGGATAACAATAACAggttctgttcttttttctaaatttaatggaaatcggttcagtggATTTTGAGTAATCCAGCTGACGGACAAacaaacggcaatgaaaacGACGACAGCATTAAAAACAGCAAAGCCTCCAATGATATAAATAAACGTTTGACTATTTTTATAAGCTCAGCTCGGTCagttttctcctcctgcaccgAGGCAGGGTTTTATTTTGCACCTCTTGGTTCCACTGTGCCAGTCGAGACAAATCCGTCCCTGGAGAGTGGAAGGGTGAATCTTGCGTAGTGATTCAGACCAGGTGTGTCTGGACGGAGGCAGCGCTCAGACGCTAACGTGACAGATTCAGAAGCTCAGGGGGCGGAGCCAGCGAGCGGCTCGGCCCAGCGAGGCGAGAACCGAGAACCTGCTACGCACTGATGGGCCGTCTCCACGGGTCGAGAGAGGGACGACCCCGGCAGCTTAAGTGGAAACATGCCATGCAGACGCTGCTGCCGCTCGGCTCGGCGCTCTGCTCACGGCTGCCAGACGAGCACGGCGTGAACTCCTCCGAAGGAGGTCAGAATTACTAAAGACGGGAGTGAGTGATGTCAACAAGGAGGCTATTCAGGGTGGAACCCTTCACATCACCTGCGTAGGAAAATGTGCTGGACCCAGAGAGGGCTCAGTGTTTTCACA
The sequence above is drawn from the Hippoglossus hippoglossus isolate fHipHip1 chromosome 22, fHipHip1.pri, whole genome shotgun sequence genome and encodes:
- the fgfr3 gene encoding fibroblast growth factor receptor 3 isoform X1, coding for MLSESGLAAPRLTSSSRGMTALWCSLWISFLLPLCVAPARLPTAQPTDSVSSETAFLEDFVLGVGEPLEMSCELDDPSQPVVWFKDGAGLVPGNRTRLGQRMLRIINVSYEDSGVYSCRLAHGNTLLSNYTIRVTDSLSSGDDEDYDEDPEDAGNGNEAPYWTRPDRMDKKLLAVPAANTVKFRCAAAGNPTPTIHWLKNGKEFKGEQRMGGIKLRHQQWSLVMESAVPSDRGNYTCVVQNKYGTITHTYQLDVLERSPHRPILQAGLPANQTVVLGSDVEFHCKVYSDAQPHIQWLKHIEVNGSRYGHDGVPYVNILKTAGINTTDKELEVLFLTNVSFEDAGEYTCLAGNSIGYAYHSAWLTVLPAVSPEKEDYYVDILIYVTGCVLFILAVVIVVLCRMRMTTQKTLPTPPVQKLSKFPLKRQVTVSLDSNSSMNSNTPLVRIARLSSSDGPMLANVSELELPSDPKWEFPRTRLTLGKPLGEGCFGQVVMAEAIGIDKEKPNKPLTVAAKMLKDDATDKDLSDLVSEMEMMKMIGKHKNIINLLGACTQDGPLYVLVEYASKCNLREYLRARRPPGMDYSFDTCKIPDEQLTFKDLVSCAYQVARGMEYLASQKCIHRDLAARNVLVTEDNVMKIADFGLARDVHNIDYYKKTTNGRLPVKWMAPEALFDRVYTHQSDVWSYGVLLWEIFTLGGSPYPGIPVEELFKLLKEGHRMDKPANCTHELYMIMRECWHAVPSQRPTFRQLVEDHDRVLSMTSTDEYLDLSVPFEQYSPTCQDSNSTCSSGDDSVFAHDPLPDEPCLPKQLPSNGVIRT
- the fgfr3 gene encoding fibroblast growth factor receptor 3 isoform X4 — encoded protein: MLSESGLAAPRLTSSSRGMTALWCSLWISFLLPLCVAPARLPTAQPTDSVSSETAFLEDFVLGVGEPLEMSCELDDPSQPVVWFKDGAGLVPGNRTRLGQRMLRIINVSYEDSGVYSCRLAHGNTLLSNYTIRVTDSLSSGDDEDYDEDPEDAGNGNEAPYWTRPDRMDKKLLAVPAANTVKFRCAAAGNPTPTIHWLKNGKEFKGEQRMGGIKLRHQQWSLVMESAVPSDRGNYTCVVQNKYGTITHTYQLDVLERSPHRPILQAGLPANQTVVLGSDVEFHCKVYSDAQPHIQWLKHIEVNGSRYGHDGVPYVNILKTAGINTTDKELEVLFLTNVSFEDAGEYTCLAGNSIGYAYHSAWLTVLPVSPEKEDYYVDILIYVTGCVLFILAVVIVVLCRMRMTTQKTLPTPPVQKLSKFPLKRQVTVSLDSNSSMNSNTPLVRIARLSSSDGPMLANVSELELPSDPKWEFPRTRLTLGKPLGEGCFGQVVMAEAIGIDKEKPNKPLTVAAKMLKDDATDKDLSDLVSEMEMMKMIGKHKNIINLLGACTQDGPLYVLVEYASKCNLREYLRARRPPGMDYSFDTCKIPDEQLTFKDLVSCAYQVARGMEYLASQKCIHRDLAARNVLVTEDNVMKIADFGLARDVHNIDYYKKTTNGRLPVKWMAPEALFDRVYTHQSDVWSYGVLLWEIFTLGGSPYPGIPVEELFKLLKEGHRMDKPANCTHELYMIMRECWHAVPSQRPTFRQLVEDHDRVLSMTSTDEYLDLSVPFEQYSPTCQDSNSTCSSGDDSVFAHDPLPDEPCLPKQLPSNGVIRT
- the fgfr3 gene encoding fibroblast growth factor receptor 3 isoform X6, encoding MLSESGLAAPRLTSSSRGMTALWCSLWISFLLPLCVAPARLPTAQPTDSVSSETAFLEDFVLGVGEPLEMSCELDDPSQPVVWFKDGAGLVPGNRTRLGQRMLRIINVSYEDSGVYSCRLAHGNTLLSNYTIRVTDSLSSGDDEDYDEDPEDAGNGNEAPYWTRPDRMDKKLLAVPAANTVKFRCAAAGNPTPTIHWLKNGKEFKGEQRMGGIKLRHQQWSLVMESAVPSDRGNYTCVVQNKYGTITHTYQLDVLERSPHRPILQAGLPANQTVVLGSDVEFHCKVYSDAQPHIQWLKHIEVNGSRYGHDGVPYVNILKTAGINTTDKELEVLFLTNVSFEDAGEYTCLAGNSIGYAYHSAWLTVLPAVSPEKEDYYVDILIYVTGCVLFILAVVIVVLCRMRMTTQKTLPTPPVQKLSKFPLKRQVSLDSNSSMNSNTPLVRIARLSSSDGPMLANVSELELPSDPKWEFPRTRLTLGKPLGEGCFGQVVMAEAIGIDKEKPNKPLTVAAKMLKDDATDKDLSDLVSEMEMMKMIGKHKNIINLLGACTQDGPLYVLVEYASKCNLREYLRARRPPGMDYSFDTCKIPDEQLTFKDLVSCAYQVARGMEYLASQKCIHRDLAARNVLVTEDNVMKIADFGLARDVHNIDYYKKTTNGRLPVKWMAPEALFDRVYTHQSDVWSYGVLLWEIFTLGGSPYPGIPVEELFKLLKEGHRMDKPANCTHELYMIMRECWHAVPSQRPTFRQLVEDHDRVLSMTSTDEYLDLSVPFEQYSPTCQDSNSTCSSGDDSVFAHDPLPDEPCLPKQLPSNGVIRT